The Halalkalibacter krulwichiae genome has a segment encoding these proteins:
- a CDS encoding helix-turn-helix domain-containing protein, with translation MLKQSSIHEYIANLDKSSSQEEKLNLCTKGLLDLFPIKEAHLFRYAPLGNIAEGIIKLNASGLYYIGHVRDDLRNLPPIYNSLQKRKAVYISNEDFFGKYGSKYTNPNEKNDHIIIPICYSSTPVGYFIARELPTNFTCSENMLSILTLYGKLVGKMIESNKEGQAVDKLSKRESEVMQRISWGESIKEMASSMEISEYTVKDYIKSAIKKLEVNNRVEAVAELLRKGLIS, from the coding sequence ATGTTAAAACAATCGTCCATCCATGAGTATATAGCAAACCTTGATAAATCCTCATCGCAAGAGGAAAAATTAAACTTGTGTACGAAGGGATTACTCGATTTATTTCCTATTAAAGAAGCTCATTTATTCAGATATGCTCCACTAGGAAACATCGCTGAAGGCATTATTAAGCTCAATGCATCAGGTTTATACTATATTGGCCATGTGAGAGATGATCTCCGAAACTTACCTCCTATTTATAACTCTCTACAAAAAAGAAAAGCTGTTTATATTTCTAACGAAGATTTTTTTGGGAAATATGGTAGTAAATATACGAACCCTAATGAAAAAAATGATCACATCATCATACCTATTTGTTATAGCTCGACCCCCGTTGGCTATTTTATTGCGCGAGAGTTACCGACAAATTTCACCTGTAGCGAAAATATGTTATCTATTTTAACTCTCTATGGAAAATTAGTCGGGAAAATGATCGAAAGCAACAAGGAAGGACAAGCGGTTGACAAGCTTAGTAAGCGAGAAAGCGAAGTGATGCAGCGGATTTCCTGGGGCGAAAGTATAAAGGAAATGGCTAGCTCTATGGAAATAAGTGAATATACCGTAAAGGATTACATAAAATCTGCTATAAAGAAGCTAGAAGTCAATAACCGTGTCGAAGCAGTAGCTGAGTTACTTCGAAAAGGGCTTATTTCTTAA
- a CDS encoding AMP-binding enzyme produces MSTGVAGEIVIRPKEPAIMFSGYYGMADETVKSWQNLWFHTGDSGYMDQDGYFYFVDRKKDVVRRRGENISSYEIESVINKHPKILEAAVIGVPSDLTEEEVLAVVHLKEEEELHPEEILEFCQSRMAHFAIPRYIRFVKELPRTPSQRVEKYKLRKAGITVDTWDREITGYKVTR; encoded by the coding sequence ATGTCCACCGGGGTAGCAGGAGAAATTGTCATTCGACCAAAGGAGCCTGCCATCATGTTCTCTGGCTACTATGGTATGGCTGATGAAACTGTGAAATCTTGGCAAAACCTTTGGTTCCACACAGGGGATAGTGGATACATGGATCAAGATGGTTATTTTTATTTCGTTGATCGAAAAAAAGATGTCGTTCGGAGAAGGGGCGAGAATATCTCATCCTATGAAATTGAAAGTGTAATCAATAAACATCCGAAAATTCTTGAAGCTGCAGTCATTGGGGTGCCATCTGATTTAACGGAGGAAGAAGTACTAGCTGTTGTCCATTTGAAGGAGGAAGAGGAACTACATCCTGAAGAAATACTAGAGTTTTGCCAGTCTCGAATGGCGCATTTCGCAATTCCTCGGTATATTCGCTTTGTAAAAGAGCTGCCAAGAACACCGTCTCAACGAGTCGAAAAGTATAAATTAAGGAAAGCTGGGATCACTGTAGACACATGGGATCGTGAAATTACCGGATATAAAGTGACCCGATAG
- a CDS encoding ATP-dependent acyl-CoA ligase, protein MYTGPQTFGEIVEHRAKLRPYDRFIRFLDDELTYGEYHQQGNQVANAALSLGLRKGDSCAVMLPNSREFLITWLGLARIGAIEVPINTGFRGDLLAYILNQARCQSIVIQSDWIERINDLANQLQYLKQVIVVGALPEQKSNLFTWYSFEQLISQASDHRIEASIQANDPSLILFTSGTTGPSKGVVLTHSANFSLAHTACEVMEYKREDRLFTVFPLFHVNARYTTVLVALLVGCDVVMHDRFSASKFWDICRKEGITAFNFMGSMLTILMKQKQQANDDDHSVRKAYGAPTPIEIYEDFKQRFQVEITEVYGSTELGTVAANPAKQFRKGACGKILPIYEVEIHDENNQPCPVGKSGEIVVRPKKPGIMFTDYYGNAEATIKAWQDLWFHTGDTGRLDEDGYLYFIDRKKDVVRRRGENISSYEVERVINDHPQVLEAAIIGVPSELSEEEVLAAVIVKEGEKLSPENLLNFCQSRMAHFAIPRYIRFVKSLPRTPSQRVEKYKLRTEGITDDTWDREQIGFQVKR, encoded by the coding sequence ATGTATACAGGTCCACAGACATTTGGGGAAATCGTAGAGCACAGGGCAAAATTAAGACCGTATGATCGATTTATCCGATTTTTGGACGATGAGTTGACCTATGGTGAATATCATCAACAGGGGAACCAGGTAGCTAATGCAGCATTGTCTTTAGGGTTACGTAAAGGCGATTCTTGTGCTGTAATGCTGCCAAATAGTAGGGAATTTTTAATTACATGGTTAGGGCTTGCTCGAATAGGGGCAATTGAAGTTCCTATTAATACAGGTTTTCGAGGAGATCTTTTAGCTTACATTCTCAACCAAGCAAGATGTCAATCAATAGTCATACAATCTGATTGGATAGAGCGCATTAACGATCTTGCCAATCAGCTACAGTATTTAAAGCAAGTCATAGTAGTCGGGGCACTTCCTGAACAGAAGTCGAATCTCTTTACTTGGTATTCTTTTGAACAGCTTATCTCTCAAGCAAGCGATCATAGGATAGAGGCGTCAATTCAAGCAAATGATCCATCTCTCATCCTGTTCACGTCAGGAACGACCGGTCCGTCCAAGGGAGTCGTTCTGACTCATAGTGCAAATTTTAGTTTGGCACATACTGCTTGTGAAGTAATGGAGTATAAACGTGAAGATCGATTATTTACGGTCTTTCCATTGTTTCATGTTAATGCACGTTATACAACGGTTCTTGTTGCGCTGCTTGTTGGCTGTGACGTTGTGATGCATGACCGCTTTTCGGCTTCGAAATTTTGGGATATTTGCCGTAAGGAGGGCATTACGGCCTTTAACTTTATGGGGTCAATGCTAACAATATTAATGAAGCAGAAGCAACAAGCAAATGATGACGATCATTCTGTTCGTAAGGCATATGGAGCACCTACACCTATAGAAATTTATGAAGACTTCAAGCAACGTTTTCAGGTCGAAATCACGGAAGTATATGGGTCAACCGAGTTAGGAACAGTAGCAGCTAACCCTGCTAAGCAGTTTCGTAAAGGGGCTTGTGGAAAAATCCTCCCAATCTATGAAGTTGAAATTCATGATGAAAACAATCAGCCGTGCCCAGTTGGGAAAAGTGGCGAGATTGTTGTCCGTCCGAAAAAACCAGGAATCATGTTTACCGATTACTATGGTAACGCCGAAGCGACGATAAAAGCATGGCAAGATCTATGGTTTCATACCGGCGATACGGGGCGTCTAGATGAGGACGGTTATCTTTATTTTATTGATCGAAAGAAAGATGTTGTCCGTAGGCGTGGTGAAAATATTTCATCCTACGAAGTCGAGCGCGTGATTAACGATCACCCGCAAGTGTTAGAAGCAGCTATTATTGGAGTTCCTTCAGAGCTATCGGAAGAGGAAGTTCTTGCTGCTGTGATTGTAAAAGAAGGTGAAAAGCTGTCTCCTGAAAATTTATTAAATTTCTGCCAGTCCCGAATGGCTCATTTTGCTATTCCACGCTATATCCGCTTTGTAAAGAGCTTGCCAAGGACACCATCACAACGAGTGGAAAAATACAAACTGCGTACAGAGGGAATTACAGATGATACATGGGACCGGGAGCAAATAGGCTTTCAAGTTAAACGATAA
- a CDS encoding Zn-ribbon domain-containing OB-fold protein, translated as MQGKITPKPTVETAPYWEACRNHELLIQQCSTCHHFQFYPRLMCTKCTNRKMQWKRATGHGTVKSFTIVHRAISKVYQMEAPYVVALIQLEEGPTMMSNIIKCNLQAVEIGMKVKVEFETWSESMTVPQFTPV; from the coding sequence ATGCAAGGAAAAATTACTCCAAAGCCGACCGTAGAGACAGCTCCTTATTGGGAGGCTTGTCGCAACCATGAACTTCTTATCCAGCAATGCTCTACTTGTCATCATTTTCAATTTTATCCGCGATTGATGTGTACAAAATGCACGAATAGAAAAATGCAGTGGAAAAGGGCTACTGGTCATGGAACTGTGAAGAGCTTTACAATTGTTCATCGCGCAATATCAAAGGTCTATCAAATGGAAGCTCCTTATGTTGTTGCATTAATTCAACTAGAGGAAGGCCCAACGATGATGAGCAACATTATAAAATGTAATTTACAAGCGGTTGAAATCGGTATGAAGGTCAAAGTTGAATTTGAGACTTGGTCCGAATCGATGACCGTTCCACAATTTACACCCGTTTAG
- a CDS encoding nuclear transport factor 2 family protein — translation MSKTLEDRIDELEARHQIYEVIANYNHGVDKKDRELFMDVWEENAIWDLGDPGGCCRNKQEILERLEISWRDVPKTHHYTVNIVVTTDMENGMATAISDLDATAMDKEGTAFVIAGTYYDRFSKSTGKWRLAERKVKIHSFTPVSDLAAAKPSTHTNG, via the coding sequence GTGTCAAAAACATTAGAGGATAGAATCGATGAACTAGAAGCTCGTCACCAAATCTATGAGGTAATAGCAAACTATAATCATGGTGTCGATAAAAAGGATCGAGAGTTATTTATGGATGTTTGGGAAGAAAATGCAATCTGGGATTTGGGAGATCCAGGAGGGTGCTGTCGCAATAAGCAGGAGATATTAGAAAGGCTAGAGATTAGTTGGAGGGATGTTCCAAAAACACATCATTATACAGTAAATATTGTTGTTACAACTGATATGGAGAATGGCATGGCAACTGCTATTTCAGATCTTGATGCAACGGCAATGGATAAGGAAGGGACAGCTTTTGTGATAGCAGGCACTTATTATGATAGATTTAGTAAGAGCACTGGAAAATGGCGTTTAGCAGAAAGGAAGGTGAAAATCCATTCCTTTACACCTGTTTCGGACCTTGCAGCTGCTAAACCTTCCACACATACGAATGGTTAA
- a CDS encoding ABC transporter permease, with product MKSIVWLGYELKNMLTDRKVVGVLIFGPLFLLAFFSYVVSPFFSEEDSMEKINIALVNLDDARETRIMLQQFIQNPDIQEVVTLRQVNEVMANQWLASNQVAAVITIPEGFGRDLARGINTPIVVTGNEQRPQQSALVRQLMQSGANMVTASQSGINTIYLYMEEAKVAPEELNQIFHESILSFTLLALNRQEIWKKERISAFGDLSMGQYYLVNAGILFVFFIGLFGLKVGTNESRLLERRLRSLGINHWQIVMVRVGSLALFIVVPYVLFFGPSIWIMKESFQGSIWEVIIISALVIITISSFFIFFSLLFDNIAAINLASLILLIAMSLSGGTIIPLAYLPTWLEYIQPFSMMHWLSQGWFSAFFHESGNVFWLSCMVLVLFILISLSLAVIVQSSRREV from the coding sequence ATGAAGAGCATTGTATGGTTAGGATATGAACTGAAGAATATGCTAACAGATCGAAAAGTGGTCGGTGTTCTCATATTCGGACCTCTTTTTTTGTTAGCGTTTTTTTCATATGTAGTGAGTCCTTTTTTTTCCGAAGAGGATTCAATGGAAAAAATAAATATAGCACTCGTGAATTTAGATGATGCGAGGGAAACAAGAATTATGCTTCAGCAGTTCATTCAGAATCCTGACATTCAGGAGGTTGTTACCCTCAGGCAAGTGAATGAAGTCATGGCCAATCAGTGGCTTGCAAGCAATCAAGTAGCTGCCGTTATTACAATTCCTGAAGGATTTGGAAGGGATTTAGCTAGAGGAATTAATACACCTATTGTTGTGACAGGAAATGAACAGCGCCCTCAGCAATCCGCACTTGTTCGCCAGCTCATGCAAAGTGGAGCTAATATGGTCACTGCCTCTCAAAGTGGAATTAATACGATCTATCTTTATATGGAAGAAGCAAAAGTTGCCCCAGAAGAACTCAATCAAATTTTTCATGAATCGATTCTAAGCTTTACGTTATTAGCGTTAAATCGTCAAGAAATATGGAAAAAAGAAAGGATTTCAGCGTTTGGTGATTTGAGTATGGGACAATATTATCTCGTCAACGCAGGAATTTTGTTCGTTTTTTTCATTGGATTATTTGGATTGAAAGTGGGGACAAATGAAAGCAGACTGCTTGAGAGGCGGTTACGTTCACTAGGAATTAATCATTGGCAAATCGTCATGGTACGAGTAGGGTCATTGGCTCTATTTATTGTTGTGCCGTACGTGTTGTTTTTTGGTCCTTCAATCTGGATCATGAAGGAGTCGTTTCAAGGGAGTATATGGGAAGTGATCATCATCAGTGCTCTTGTAATCATAACGATTAGTTCTTTTTTTATTTTCTTCTCTCTTTTGTTTGATAACATCGCTGCGATCAATTTGGCAAGCTTGATTCTTCTCATTGCCATGTCACTAAGTGGCGGAACCATCATCCCACTTGCATATTTACCGACTTGGCTTGAGTATATTCAGCCATTCTCCATGATGCATTGGTTGAGTCAAGGCTGGTTTTCTGCATTTTTTCATGAGAGTGGAAACGTATTTTGGCTAAGTTGTATGGTGTTGGTTCTATTCATTTTGATTTCTTTAAGTCTAGCTGTCATCGTCCAGTCTAGTAGAAGGGAAGTATAA
- a CDS encoding flavin-containing monooxygenase, translating into MNQKKEVVHLDAVVVGAGFSGLYMLYRLREAGFSTRVFEAADGVGGVWHKNRYPGARCDNESIDYSFTFSEELFKEWNWSEKFSKQSEILEYLNYVADKFDLRRDIQLNTRIISAHYNEEDNRWTIQTNEGSTLSAKYFISGVGCLSTANVPKFKGLDRFEGKWYHTGNWPKEQVSLKGKRVGVIGTGSTGIQVIPAIAPEVDHLTVFQRTAQYSVPSRNHAYDPEYVRQVKDNFNEFKRKRRYSFGGFPNDIEARPSALEDTPEERDHLYEAAWQKGGVSSFFLETYQDLTANEDANETLSVFIRNKIKNIVHDPETAEKLSPTYYYGTKRPIQDTNYYETYNRDNVSLVDVKANPIMEITPKGIRTTDGEYELDIIIFATGYDAMTGSLFKIDIRGKDNVTLKEKWENGEQTKTYLGIATSGFPNMFMITGPESPSVLSNVPTSIEQHVEWITDCIEYLRDNDIEILEAKEDAEEAWSKHCREVAEATLFTKTDSWYTGANVPGKPRRFLIYLGGVGPYREKCSEIAFKGYEGFSLQSTMEKA; encoded by the coding sequence ATGAACCAAAAAAAAGAGGTCGTTCACTTAGACGCAGTTGTTGTAGGAGCAGGATTTTCGGGGTTATACATGCTTTACCGATTGCGAGAAGCTGGATTTAGTACGAGAGTTTTCGAAGCGGCTGATGGTGTAGGTGGGGTATGGCATAAAAATCGTTATCCTGGAGCACGCTGTGACAATGAAAGCATTGATTATAGTTTTACATTCTCTGAGGAACTTTTTAAAGAATGGAATTGGTCTGAAAAATTTTCAAAGCAGTCAGAAATCCTAGAGTATCTAAACTATGTAGCTGATAAATTTGATTTGCGTCGTGATATCCAGCTCAACACTCGAATTATTTCAGCGCATTATAACGAAGAAGATAATAGGTGGACGATTCAAACGAATGAAGGAAGTACACTAAGTGCTAAATATTTTATTTCAGGAGTAGGATGCCTTTCTACCGCTAATGTACCTAAGTTTAAAGGTTTAGATCGTTTTGAAGGTAAATGGTACCATACTGGAAACTGGCCAAAAGAACAGGTGAGTTTGAAGGGGAAACGAGTGGGGGTTATAGGTACCGGTTCCACGGGAATTCAAGTCATTCCAGCCATCGCCCCTGAAGTAGACCATCTTACTGTTTTTCAACGTACAGCACAATACAGTGTACCATCAAGAAACCATGCATATGACCCTGAGTATGTAAGACAAGTGAAGGACAACTTCAATGAATTTAAGCGTAAGAGGAGATATTCTTTTGGTGGGTTCCCAAATGACATAGAAGCTAGGCCTTCAGCATTAGAAGATACTCCAGAAGAGCGAGATCATTTATACGAGGCTGCTTGGCAAAAAGGTGGAGTTAGTAGCTTCTTCCTTGAAACCTATCAGGATTTAACAGCAAACGAAGATGCTAATGAAACATTGTCAGTATTTATCCGTAATAAAATTAAAAATATCGTCCACGATCCAGAAACTGCAGAGAAACTATCACCAACTTACTATTATGGCACGAAACGACCGATTCAGGATACAAATTATTATGAAACCTACAACCGTGATAATGTTAGCTTAGTAGATGTCAAGGCAAACCCGATTATGGAGATTACACCAAAAGGGATTCGTACAACTGATGGGGAGTATGAACTTGATATTATCATATTTGCTACCGGTTATGATGCAATGACAGGGTCACTATTTAAAATTGACATTCGAGGAAAAGATAACGTGACACTTAAAGAAAAATGGGAGAATGGGGAGCAAACAAAAACCTATCTTGGAATAGCAACTTCTGGTTTTCCTAATATGTTTATGATTACTGGTCCTGAAAGCCCTTCTGTATTAAGTAATGTACCTACTTCTATTGAACAACATGTGGAATGGATTACAGATTGTATTGAGTACCTAAGAGACAACGATATTGAAATCCTTGAGGCAAAAGAAGATGCTGAGGAGGCATGGAGCAAGCACTGTCGGGAAGTAGCTGAAGCCACCCTTTTTACGAAGACGGATTCTTGGTATACAGGTGCGAATGTCCCTGGTAAACCACGAAGATTCCTTATTTACCTTGGTGGAGTTGGCCCGTACCGTGAAAAATGTAGCGAAATAGCATTCAAGGGATATGAAGGATTCTCGTTGCAGTCCACAATGGAAAAAGCCTGA
- a CDS encoding thiolase C-terminal domain-containing protein yields the protein MMASLTGKVAIVGAADTEVGFVPHLSATQLCIDAALRALEDAGISKDEVDGLITCNSMAEPILYHAEAIAEYLQIFPKYCMSVGTGGGTTFSALHHAASAIATGICDTVLITMADSLRSGLTKEQTMAMQASTGHREFELPYGPTVPAYYALIAKAHMEQYGTTPEQLARVSVTARKHAHLNQNAQMRDLITVEDVIQSRFIAEPLHLLDCSLISDGGAAVILTSAERAVHFPHHPVYILGVGEGHGHEHISQARSLTTSAAVESGQRAYKMAGLRPKDIDFAELYDCFTPTVLIELEDLGFCEKGEAGAFVESGEIELGGSLPVNTHGGLLAHCHPGNPGSMFALTEAVTQLRHQAGIRQVPRAEVALVHGQGGIMSSHTTLILGREVG from the coding sequence ATGATGGCGTCATTAACAGGAAAGGTAGCAATTGTCGGTGCTGCGGACACGGAAGTTGGCTTCGTTCCTCATCTATCAGCTACACAGCTATGTATTGATGCAGCCTTAAGAGCATTAGAAGACGCTGGTATTAGTAAGGATGAAGTCGATGGACTGATAACGTGTAATTCGATGGCTGAACCAATTCTTTATCACGCAGAAGCCATCGCGGAGTATTTGCAAATATTTCCGAAATATTGCATGAGTGTTGGTACAGGAGGAGGAACGACCTTTTCTGCTCTTCATCATGCAGCTTCTGCGATTGCAACGGGAATTTGCGATACAGTTTTGATTACTATGGCAGACAGCTTGCGCAGTGGGCTTACAAAAGAACAGACAATGGCCATGCAAGCGTCGACCGGACACAGAGAGTTTGAACTACCATATGGTCCAACGGTACCTGCCTATTATGCACTCATCGCAAAAGCGCATATGGAACAATATGGAACAACTCCAGAGCAATTGGCGAGAGTTTCAGTCACGGCTCGAAAACATGCCCATTTAAATCAGAATGCCCAAATGAGAGATCTGATTACAGTGGAAGATGTCATCCAATCACGGTTCATTGCAGAGCCTTTACATCTTTTAGATTGTTCTCTTATATCAGATGGGGGGGCTGCCGTAATCCTTACATCCGCAGAACGGGCTGTTCATTTTCCACATCATCCTGTTTACATTCTTGGAGTCGGGGAGGGGCATGGGCATGAGCACATTAGTCAGGCGCGCAGCCTTACAACGTCAGCGGCTGTTGAATCAGGACAGCGTGCCTACAAAATGGCAGGTCTACGTCCAAAGGATATCGACTTTGCAGAGTTATATGATTGCTTTACTCCAACCGTCTTAATCGAGCTTGAAGACCTTGGTTTTTGTGAGAAAGGAGAGGCAGGAGCTTTTGTGGAAAGTGGTGAAATTGAACTCGGTGGTTCCTTACCCGTTAATACTCATGGGGGTCTCCTTGCTCATTGTCACCCAGGCAATCCTGGCTCAATGTTCGCATTAACTGAAGCGGTCACCCAGCTTCGTCATCAAGCTGGAATCAGACAAGTACCGAGAGCGGAAGTAGCTCTGGTCCATGGGCAAGGTGGGATTATGTCAAGTCATACAACCCTTATTCTTGGTCGGGAGGTAGGATAA
- a CDS encoding AMP-binding protein, translating into MYNGIETFGEVVKHRARSHPNKRFIKFENDTLTYDEYHRGGNQAAHMISALGLKKGDTCAVMLPNSSEFLVTWLGLARIGVIEVPINVAYKGDLLTYILNKATCQAIVISSKWVERIKDIADDLTHLSHVIVVGEKVVERHTRFNWYCFNDLLTQAQECDIKVEITPNDPSLILFTSGTTGPSKGVVLSHHANFNLAQTACDLMHYGPDDRLFTVFPLFHVNARYTTVLVALLAGCDVVMHDRFSASKFWDICRKEGITCFNYMGSLLTILMKQPKRANDGDNPVRMVQGAPAPIEIFDEFQSRFNVKITEAYGSTEVGLTMINRAESFRKGSCGKAVNCYEVEIHDEEGRPCPPG; encoded by the coding sequence ATGTATAACGGAATTGAAACTTTCGGAGAAGTTGTTAAGCACCGTGCGCGTTCTCATCCAAATAAACGATTCATAAAGTTTGAAAACGATACATTAACGTATGATGAGTACCATCGTGGTGGCAACCAAGCAGCTCATATGATTTCAGCTTTAGGACTTAAAAAAGGTGACACATGTGCGGTGATGCTGCCAAATAGCTCGGAATTTTTAGTTACCTGGTTAGGTTTGGCAAGAATCGGTGTGATTGAGGTTCCAATTAACGTTGCATATAAAGGAGATTTGCTTACCTATATTTTAAACAAAGCAACTTGTCAGGCTATTGTTATTTCCTCTAAATGGGTAGAGAGGATTAAGGATATCGCGGATGATCTAACACATCTTTCACACGTAATCGTTGTAGGAGAAAAAGTAGTAGAGAGACATACGAGATTTAATTGGTATTGTTTTAATGATTTACTCACACAAGCACAGGAATGCGACATAAAGGTAGAAATCACGCCTAATGATCCGTCTTTAATACTTTTTACCTCAGGAACAACAGGGCCTTCAAAAGGAGTGGTGCTGAGCCATCACGCTAATTTTAACCTAGCTCAAACCGCTTGTGACTTAATGCATTATGGTCCTGATGATCGCCTTTTTACGGTTTTCCCATTATTTCATGTCAATGCGCGTTATACGACGGTACTTGTTGCATTGCTTGCTGGTTGTGACGTTGTCATGCATGATCGCTTCTCTGCATCAAAATTTTGGGATATTTGTCGAAAGGAAGGAATTACTTGCTTCAATTATATGGGATCACTTCTGACCATTTTAATGAAGCAACCGAAACGAGCCAATGATGGCGACAATCCTGTCAGAATGGTTCAAGGTGCCCCTGCTCCAATTGAGATTTTTGATGAGTTTCAATCTAGATTTAATGTGAAAATAACAGAAGCGTATGGATCAACAGAAGTTGGCTTAACGATGATTAATCGTGCAGAATCATTTCGAAAAGGCTCTTGTGGGAAAGCGGTTAATTGTTATGAAGTAGAAATACATGATGAAGAGGGTCGTCCATGTCCACCGGGGTAG
- a CDS encoding zinc-dependent alcohol dehydrogenase family protein, which yields MKALVLTEFGKKMEVQEVEKPSLTDTGVVIRVEANGICRSDWHFMMGDWDWIGLQMELPHVFGHEFAGVVEEVGNQVTKFKKGDRIVVPHAHGEGTCEYCLTGHSNICDHGSVAGTTYWGGYGRYVNVPDADRNAVHLPDSVSFEAGAALGCRFMTAFHGLVDQAKVKPGEWVAIHGSGGLGLSLAHIAKAIGAKVIAVDINDEALKLAKEFGADITINGRETDAVQEIINITNGGAHVAVDALGIALTCQNAVNSLRKRGRHLQLGLTSKDEKGKVELPIDLIVVKELEVIGSANMPVSRFPDMMRMVESGLLQPEKMITKTVGLVEAADILYDMAEFKTPGITVLNKW from the coding sequence ATGAAAGCGCTTGTTTTAACGGAGTTTGGCAAGAAGATGGAGGTACAAGAAGTTGAGAAACCATCATTGACGGATACTGGGGTCGTGATACGTGTTGAAGCGAATGGTATTTGTAGAAGTGACTGGCATTTTATGATGGGAGATTGGGATTGGATTGGCTTACAAATGGAACTGCCACATGTATTTGGACATGAATTTGCAGGTGTTGTGGAGGAAGTAGGAAATCAAGTGACTAAATTTAAAAAAGGCGACCGAATCGTAGTTCCTCATGCACATGGTGAAGGAACATGTGAATACTGCTTAACAGGTCATTCAAATATTTGCGATCACGGCAGTGTCGCCGGGACAACGTATTGGGGAGGCTACGGCAGATATGTAAATGTTCCAGATGCTGATCGCAATGCCGTTCATTTACCTGACAGTGTTAGTTTTGAAGCAGGTGCAGCTTTAGGTTGTAGGTTTATGACAGCTTTTCACGGGCTAGTCGATCAAGCAAAAGTGAAGCCGGGTGAATGGGTTGCTATCCATGGAAGCGGTGGTCTTGGGCTTTCACTCGCACATATCGCAAAAGCAATTGGTGCGAAAGTAATCGCTGTAGATATTAATGATGAAGCGTTAAAACTAGCAAAAGAATTCGGAGCCGATATTACAATTAATGGTCGTGAAACAGATGCTGTTCAAGAAATCATTAATATTACGAACGGCGGCGCTCACGTTGCTGTTGATGCACTTGGAATAGCATTAACTTGCCAAAATGCAGTAAATTCTTTACGGAAAAGAGGGAGACATCTTCAACTAGGCCTGACATCGAAGGATGAGAAAGGCAAGGTTGAATTACCAATCGACCTAATTGTTGTAAAAGAGCTTGAAGTTATTGGCTCAGCAAATATGCCTGTCTCTCGCTTCCCTGATATGATGCGCATGGTTGAAAGCGGATTGTTACAACCTGAAAAAATGATTACGAAAACAGTTGGATTGGTAGAAGCGGCAGATATTCTTTATGATATGGCGGAATTTAAGACACCTGGTATTACTGTGTTGAATAAATGGTGA